A single Leptospira kirschneri serovar Cynopteri str. 3522 CT DNA region contains:
- a CDS encoding LA_2272/LA_2273 family lipoprotein — protein MNRFRLTLYSIILSTFCLLICHCTFALTPKTTLEIFPNTNSEFFRFNLIYGEVQNLYGLNIGTVNKIKERMIGVQIGIFNKSSGQTTGLQLAVVNVSGEKLFGIQIGLVNYIEGGSVGLQAGIINLGKDRSSGVELTIGLVNYKTGSLTIGISNFLSKRINVALYNQNVVGFNFGILNLYSEGISLGIFNIGNQEIGDTQIGLINLSNVSKKSMVQFGLLNVCHGKKFSITTGANHCE, from the coding sequence ATGAATCGATTCCGTTTAACGTTATATTCTATAATTCTTTCTACTTTTTGTTTATTAATCTGTCATTGCACTTTTGCTTTAACTCCTAAAACAACTTTAGAAATTTTTCCCAATACGAACTCAGAATTTTTCAGGTTTAATTTGATTTATGGAGAAGTTCAAAATCTCTATGGGCTTAATATCGGAACCGTCAACAAAATTAAGGAACGAATGATAGGAGTTCAAATTGGAATTTTTAACAAATCCAGCGGACAAACAACCGGGCTTCAACTTGCAGTTGTAAACGTATCGGGTGAAAAATTATTCGGAATCCAAATAGGGCTCGTAAATTATATAGAAGGAGGCTCCGTTGGACTACAAGCAGGTATTATAAACTTAGGAAAGGACAGAAGCAGCGGTGTAGAACTTACAATCGGATTAGTAAATTATAAAACTGGAAGTTTAACGATCGGTATCTCCAACTTTTTATCCAAAAGAATCAACGTCGCATTATACAATCAGAATGTAGTTGGATTCAATTTTGGAATTCTAAACTTATATTCAGAAGGAATAAGTTTAGGAATTTTTAATATAGGAAATCAAGAAATAGGCGATACTCAGATTGGCTTAATTAATCTTTCCAACGTCTCCAAGAAGTCAATGGTACAATTTGGATTACTCAACGTTTGTCACGGAAAAAAGTTTTCAATTACCACAGGAGCAAACCATTGTGAATAA
- a CDS encoding HNH endonuclease, translating into MDILAQPVLVLNAGYVPIGIRSVKDALILIILEKAQLIKDDKNLFIRSEKLRFTAPRIILLRDYYKVPPRKDKVSRENIFQRDNYHCVYCGKKFPSSKLTLDHVIPRSRWEHVPKKERPKEFNSWENLVAACKNCNTRKGNKLLAELKWNLPEENRVTPKLRFPLFSITDQQAEKFGWREYISF; encoded by the coding sequence ATGGACATTCTTGCGCAGCCGGTGCTTGTGCTGAATGCCGGTTACGTCCCCATCGGGATCCGGTCGGTCAAAGACGCCCTCATCCTGATTATTCTTGAAAAAGCACAACTCATCAAAGATGATAAAAATCTCTTCATTCGATCCGAAAAACTAAGATTTACAGCACCTAGAATTATTCTTTTAAGAGACTATTATAAAGTTCCTCCCAGAAAAGATAAAGTTTCCAGAGAAAACATATTCCAAAGAGATAATTACCACTGCGTATATTGTGGTAAAAAATTTCCAAGTTCTAAACTCACATTGGATCACGTAATTCCGAGAAGCAGATGGGAACACGTTCCCAAAAAAGAAAGACCCAAAGAATTTAATTCTTGGGAAAATTTAGTCGCGGCCTGTAAAAACTGTAATACCCGAAAGGGAAATAAACTTCTGGCAGAACTGAAGTGGAATTTACCGGAAGAAAATCGGGTGACACCTAAACTACGATTTCCACTCTTTTCAATAACGGATCAGCAGGCTGAAAAGTTTGGCTGGAGGGAGTATATTTC
- a CDS encoding DedA family protein gives MEFLNILVNVFSEYGYIAVFLVLIFCGFGLPVPEDISLVSGGVIAGLGKADPHFMFLIGMAGVLIGDSSVFLIGRIYGVRVLQIPMISRIVTPERFAKVQDKISRYGNWVTFMARFMPGLRMPIYLTAGTSDRISFYRFVILDFLAAIISVPVWVYLGYFGAYNFDILMDWVHNGQLLVFGFLGTVFLLFGIVYWIRKKRS, from the coding sequence ATGGAATTTTTAAATATTCTTGTGAATGTATTTTCCGAATACGGTTATATTGCCGTCTTTTTGGTTTTGATTTTTTGCGGATTTGGACTCCCCGTTCCAGAAGATATTTCTCTCGTTTCCGGAGGAGTAATCGCAGGACTCGGAAAAGCGGATCCACATTTTATGTTTCTAATTGGAATGGCAGGAGTACTCATTGGAGACAGTTCCGTTTTTTTGATCGGCAGAATCTACGGAGTTCGTGTACTTCAAATTCCAATGATTTCTAGGATTGTCACGCCGGAAAGATTTGCCAAGGTTCAAGATAAAATTTCTCGTTATGGAAACTGGGTCACATTTATGGCACGTTTTATGCCAGGCCTCAGAATGCCTATTTATCTGACTGCAGGCACCTCAGACCGAATTTCATTTTACCGTTTTGTAATTTTAGATTTTCTTGCAGCGATTATTTCTGTTCCAGTTTGGGTTTATCTTGGATATTTCGGAGCTTATAACTTTGATATTCTAATGGATTGGGTTCACAACGGACAACTTTTAGTATTTGGATTTTTAGGAACTGTTTTTTTATTGTTCGGGATCGTTTATTGGATTCGCAAGAAACGTTCCTAA
- a CDS encoding LA_2272/LA_2273 family lipoprotein — protein MKYKNFIIFHFVVSFFKITVSTALFLNCGVTGLSGSKSFIRIPVRTETEVFHTSLSQGEVKNLYGINLGVINTVKENLVGIQVGGANISQGNTYAATQVAFYNTAKKAGLILQAGGSNKVQGVAGIQLGFYNSESGKKTKNVQVTRATSGEYSETQAGMNKEEEKGIIMIQAGGINQAESSTGIQVGLYNEEKRGVFTVQAGGLNFTEASDTGIQLGIYNAKTTPGLYLTVGAINNGGGGVTLGIINSKNSGAGLNAGILYNSGGTGINVGAINGGTGVNLGVINSISKGLTVGVVNSNSTGFNIGAVNQGIGFNLGVLNINNDGKGFNIGALNISGEGNFQIGVINICPNGVLPITILVNYCYKD, from the coding sequence ATGAAATATAAAAATTTTATAATATTCCATTTTGTTGTTTCTTTTTTCAAAATTACCGTCTCTACGGCCTTATTCTTAAATTGCGGCGTAACCGGCCTCAGCGGGTCTAAATCCTTTATCAGAATTCCCGTTAGAACGGAAACGGAAGTTTTTCACACCAGTCTTTCCCAAGGTGAAGTAAAAAATTTATACGGAATCAATTTGGGCGTCATCAATACTGTAAAAGAAAATCTAGTAGGAATTCAAGTTGGAGGCGCTAATATTTCGCAAGGAAATACTTATGCAGCCACACAAGTCGCCTTTTACAATACCGCTAAAAAAGCTGGTTTAATTCTGCAGGCTGGAGGATCAAACAAAGTCCAAGGTGTAGCAGGAATTCAATTAGGCTTTTATAACAGTGAAAGTGGAAAAAAGACCAAAAACGTTCAAGTTACCAGAGCAACTTCTGGAGAATACTCCGAAACCCAAGCAGGAATGAATAAAGAAGAAGAAAAAGGAATCATAATGATTCAAGCAGGCGGAATCAATCAAGCAGAAAGTAGTACAGGAATTCAAGTAGGACTTTATAACGAAGAAAAAAGAGGAGTTTTTACGGTTCAGGCCGGCGGGTTGAATTTTACAGAAGCAAGCGACACTGGAATTCAATTAGGAATTTATAATGCAAAAACGACACCCGGTTTATATCTTACGGTAGGTGCAATCAACAACGGTGGTGGTGGTGTTACACTCGGAATCATCAATTCCAAGAATAGCGGAGCCGGACTAAATGCCGGAATACTCTACAATTCGGGAGGAACGGGAATCAACGTAGGCGCCATCAATGGAGGAACCGGAGTGAACCTGGGTGTTATCAATTCCATTAGTAAAGGACTCACTGTAGGTGTTGTCAATTCTAACAGTACAGGATTTAATATAGGAGCAGTCAATCAAGGAATAGGATTCAACCTAGGAGTCCTTAACATCAATAACGATGGGAAAGGATTTAATATAGGAGCGCTTAACATCAGCGGAGAAGGAAATTTCCAAATCGGAGTTATCAATATTTGTCCGAATGGAGTTTTGCCGATTACAATCCTGGTGAATTATTGTTATAAAGATTAG
- a CDS encoding deoxyguanosinetriphosphate triphosphohydrolase has product MYFSREDLLQKETETLAPYAISNANNGGRIYEEEEHSYRLPFQRDRDRILHSSAFKRLQYKTQVFIFSVGENYRNRMTHTLEVAGLSRTIASALGLNPLLSESIALAHDLGHTPFGHAGQEILSGLMKDYGGFEHNKQSLRIVTSIEKKYPNFPGLNLCRETLKGLMKHGTDYDSSVILLERKENGPSLEGMIADLSDEIAYTNHDIEDGWEMGYLHLGDLLENPFWKEVYEECKDQYKEVGEKILIRTSIRTLTNFLVSDLIQSISSALEKNQVQSNEDLSFLWKQDIRIASFSNQVDLKFRELKFFLYEKLYRHEDLIRMSDYGKKIIESLFDYFLKHPEKIPETYKERIEEESLYRVISDYVAGMTDRYAEKIYQSLP; this is encoded by the coding sequence GTGTATTTTTCCAGAGAAGATTTGCTTCAAAAAGAGACGGAAACGTTGGCTCCTTATGCTATTTCTAACGCGAATAATGGTGGTAGAATTTACGAAGAAGAGGAACATTCTTATAGACTTCCTTTTCAAAGAGACAGAGATAGGATTCTTCATTCCAGCGCATTTAAGCGTCTGCAATACAAAACACAAGTGTTTATCTTTTCCGTCGGTGAGAATTATAGAAATAGAATGACTCATACTTTAGAAGTTGCGGGACTTTCTAGAACAATCGCAAGCGCTCTTGGACTCAATCCTCTTCTTTCCGAATCGATTGCTTTGGCTCATGATCTAGGCCACACTCCTTTTGGTCACGCTGGTCAAGAAATTTTATCCGGACTTATGAAGGATTACGGAGGATTTGAACACAATAAACAATCCTTACGAATCGTAACTTCGATTGAAAAAAAATATCCGAATTTTCCTGGGCTTAACTTGTGCAGAGAAACTTTAAAAGGTCTTATGAAACACGGAACGGATTATGATTCTTCTGTTATACTTTTAGAAAGAAAGGAAAACGGTCCGTCTTTAGAAGGAATGATCGCAGATCTTTCCGATGAGATCGCTTATACCAATCATGACATTGAAGACGGTTGGGAAATGGGTTATCTTCATTTAGGAGATTTGTTGGAGAATCCTTTTTGGAAAGAGGTCTATGAAGAATGTAAAGATCAGTATAAAGAAGTAGGTGAAAAAATTCTAATTCGAACTTCGATTCGAACTCTCACCAATTTTTTGGTTTCGGATTTGATCCAAAGTATTTCTAGTGCGTTGGAAAAAAATCAAGTTCAATCTAATGAAGACCTGTCGTTTCTTTGGAAACAAGATATTAGAATCGCTTCTTTTTCAAACCAAGTGGATCTTAAATTTAGAGAATTAAAATTTTTTCTATACGAAAAGTTATATCGCCATGAGGATTTGATTCGTATGAGCGACTACGGAAAAAAAATCATAGAATCTTTATTTGATTATTTTTTAAAACATCCTGAAAAAATTCCGGAAACTTATAAAGAAAGAATTGAAGAAGAATCTTTGTACAGAGTGATCAGCGATTACGTAGCTGGTATGACTGACAGATACGCGGAAAAAATCTATCAGTCGCTTCCTTAA